GGAGTTCGTGGCGATCGTCGGGCCGTCGGGGTCGGGGAAGTCGACGCTGATGCATCTGCTCGGCTGCCTGGACCGGCCGACGGCGGGGGTGCTGCGGGTGAACGGCGTGGACGTGTCGACGCTGGACGACGGCGGGCTCGCCGACCTGCGCAACCAGGTGATCGGGTTCGTGTTCCAGTCGTTCCACCTGCTCGGCCGCACCTCGGCGGTGGACAACGTGGCGCTGCCGCTGGTGTACCGGGGGGTGGGCCGCGCCGAACGGCGGCGGCGCGCGCAGGAGGCGCTGACGTCGGTGGGGCTCGGTCATCGGATGGACCACCGGCCGTCCCAGATGTCCGGCGGCGAGCAGCAGCGGGTCGCCATCGCACGCGCGCTCGTCGGCGACCCCAAGGTGGTGCTGGCCGACGAGCCGACGGGGAACCTCGACACCCGCAACGGCGAGGAGGTGATGGGCATCCTCGCGCGGCTCAACGCCGAACGCGGGGTGGCCGTCGTGCTCGTCACCCACGAGGCCGAGGTCGCCGCGCAGGCGCGGCGCCGCATCCACGTGCGCGACGGTCTCATCGAACGGGACGAGGAGGACGCGCGGTGAGGGGTGCCGAGGCGTTCGGCATGGCGCTGGAGGCGCTGCGGGTCAACCGGCTGCGCAGTGCGCTCACCATGTTCGGCGTGGTCATCGGGGTGTCGGCGGTGGTGATCCTCGTGGCCATCGGCACCGGGGCCAAGGAGGCGGTGGAGGGGGAGATCGCCGGGCTCGGCAGCAACATCATCCTGGTGGTGCCGGGTCAGGTCGGACTCGGCGCGGCGCCGACGCAGAGCAGGCTGGACCTCGCGGACGTGGCGTACGTGCGGCGCGTGGTGGGGGACCCGGCCAAGGTCACCGTCGCGGTCAACTCCGGTGAGTCGGTGCGGGTGGGCCGTACCGAGGTGTTCGCCACGGTCACCGGGACCGACCAGTACATGCCGAACATCTTCGACCGGCCGCTGCGCCGCGGCCGGTACCTCAGCTCGACCGACGTGGACACCCGCCGCCGCGTCGCGGTGCTCGGCTCGGAGGTCGCCGACAAGCTGTTCAGGGACGTCGACCCGATCGGCCGCCAGATCACCGTCGCCGGTGTGCGGTTCCGTGTCATCGGCCTGTACGAGCCGGTCGGCGCGACGTTCGGCGTGGCGCGCGACCAGGAGGTGCACGTGCCGGTCACCACGGCGCAGCGGCTGGTCGGGCTGAGCCGCATCAACGGCATCGCGGTCGGCGCGTCGGGGCCTGAGGAGATCGAGCCGCTGCGGCAGCGGGTCGTGCGGGGGCTCGCCGAGCGGTACCCCGGTGAGCGGTTCAGCGCGGTCACCCAGACCCAGCTCCTCGGCACCATCGGCAGCGTGCTCGGCATGCTCACCGGCGTGCTCGCCGCCATCGCCGGCATCTCGCTGCTGGTCGGCGGGGTCGGGGTGTCCAACATCATGCTGGTCAGCGTGCGGGAGCGCACCAGGGAGATCGGCCTGCGCAAGGCGCTCGGCGCGCGGCAGCGCGACGTGCTGAGCCAGTTCCTCATCGAGGCGGTGCTGCTCACCACGATCGGCGGTGTGATCGGCATCCTGCTCGGGGTCGGCGGCTCGCTGCTGATCCAGGCGGTGTCCCCGGTGCCGGCCGCGGTCACGTGGTGGTCGATCGCCTTGGCCTTCGGCGTCTCGGTGGCGGTCGGCGTCTTCTTCGGGGTGGCGCCGGCCCGCCGCGCGGCGCGCCTCGACCCGGTGATCGCACTGCGCGCCGAGTGAGTGTGACGCGCGACCACCGGGTGGACGGCGTCTCAGCAGGTGCGACCGAGTGCGATACGGTCGGGTTCATGAGGGTTCCGCGGTGGCGCGGCCTCCGGGGCGTGCGGTTCGTCACAGGCGAGGTGAGCGCGTGAGCCGATCCGTGAGGGTCGTCTGGGACGACGGGCTGGTCGCCTACGACTTCGGCCCCGGTCACCCCTTGGCGCCGGTGCGGGTGGAGCTGACCATGGCGCTCGCCCGCGACCTCGGGGTGCTCGACAAGGTCGAGCAGGCCGGGTGCTCCCCGGCCGGCGACGACGAGCTCGCGCTGGTGCACGATCGCGCGTACATCGCGGCGGTACGGCAGGTCTCGGCCACCGGCCGTCCCGACCTCTCGATCGGGCTCGGCACCGCGGACAACCCCGCCTTCGCCGGGGTGCACGACGCGGCGGCGCTGATCACCGGGGCCACGCTCGCCGCGGCGCGCGCCGTGTGGAGCGGCGAGGCCGAGCACGCGCTGAACGTCGCGGGAGGGCTGCACCACGCCATGCCGGCCGCCGCCAGTGGCTTCTGCGTCTACAACGACCCCGCTGTGGCGATCGCGTGGCTGCTGTCGCAGGGTGCGCGCCGTGTCGCGTACGTCGATGTGGACGTCCACCACGGCGACGGCGTGCAGGCGGTGTTCCTCGACGACCCGAGGGTGCTCACCGTCAGCCTGCACGAGAGCCCTCGCACCCTGTTCCCCGGCACCGGGTTCCCGCACGAGACAGGCGCGGAGGGGACGTCGGTCAACGTCGCGCTGCCGGCGGGGACCGGCGACGCGGGGTGGCTGCGCGCCTTCCACGCGGTGGTGCCGCCGCTGCTGCGGGAGTTCCAGCCGGACGTGCTGGTCACGCAGCAGGGATGCGACTCGCACGCGCTGGACCCGCTCGCCGACCTGATGCTGAGCGTCGACGGCCAGCGGCGCACGTACGAGGCGCTGCACGCGCTGGCGCACGAGACCGCGCACGGCCGGTGGGTCGCCACCGGAGGCGGCGGCTACGAACTGGTGCGGGTGGTGCCGCGCGCGTGGACCCACCTGATCGCCGAGGCGGCGGGATCCCCGCTGGACCCGGAGACGGCGACCCCGGGAAGCTGGCGCGAGCTGGTGGACCGCCGCACCGGCGAGGTGCCTCCGGCGTCCATGACCGACGGACGGACCGCGGAATTTCCCGATTTCGCGGATGGTTACGACCCGGCGGACGCCGTGGACCGCGCCATCGTCGCCACGCGCAAGGCCGTCTTCCCCTACCACGGGCTGGACCCGCAGCCCTAGAGCCCCCGTCGGCGTGTGGGGCGCCGGACCGAGGGGCCACCGCAAGTGAGGGTCGTGCGCGGCCCATGACCCGAAAAGTGGACGGAGCGAACAATGCAGACCGCGCCTTCGCGGGACGAGCTGAGAGAGCATCTCATCCGGACGAGGATCGCCGGGGACATCGCGACCAGCCGGGAGAACAACCTCGACCACTACCGGTCCCTCGCGGCACGTGACCCCCACTACATGTTCGGCCTCACCCTCGACGGCGACTGGACCTACCGCGACATCCTCGCTCTGATGGCCAAGTCCGCCGGGGTGAGCCCCGACCCCGAGCACCGGTACGGCCAGGACACCATCGACGCCGACCGCACTCTCGACGCTCTGGACGCCATGGCCGGCCGCATCGCGGCGGTGCTGAGGCGGGACGCGCCGCGGATCATCGTGGCCACCGGCCACCCCACCGGCCTGCTCACCACTCACCTCGCGCTGGTGCGCCTCGCGCGTGAGCGTGGCGCGACGCTGCTGTCCCCGGCCGAGCAGCGGTCGTTCATGGGGAAGGGCCTCGGCAGGCGGCGGCGCATCCGGTACCTCGACGACGTCGCGATGCTGGACGACGGCGGCGCGCTCGTGCACACCCACGACCCGGCCCCGATGCGCGCGATGCTGGAGGAGCTCGGCGGCGAGCGGCCGGACCTGGTGATCGCCGACCACGGCTGGGCCGGCGCCGCCGGGGAGGCCGGGGTGGAGACCGTCGGGTTCGCCGACAGCAACGACCCCGGATTGTTCGTCGGCGAGGCCGAGGGGAAGGTCGCGGTCACCGTGCCACTTGATGACAACGTGCTACCGCGCTACTACGTTCCGATGAACGACTATTTGGTCGCGAGGGTCCAGAGTGGTCTGTGAGGCGTTCCGCTGAGATTCGGTCTGTCCGAAAAGCCGGGTTTGGTGCGTGCGTTGGGGCAGGCGCGTCGACCGTTTGCCAACTTTTTTGTGATCCTGGACGGCTCTAATGGGACGTGACGGAACCGTGTACAACATCGGGATCAGTGGTTGACCAGGCGGCTGGCCAGCGATTTTTCCGATTCCGGTGGCAGCCGTCTCCAAGGGCTGATGGAATAGGGGGTTTGCGCGATCGGAGACGCGTTCTACGCTGACAGCAGTACACGTGCGTGAGCAATGGCACCAGTGGGGATAACCCGGAAACACGTGCGGAAGAGGCGTCCGATGGGTGCAGGCGAAAGACCTCTCAGCGAGGTGAAGTTCCTGACCGTGGCGGAAGTGGCCACGGTCATGAGGGTGTCCAAGATGACGGTGTACCGGCTGGTGCACTCAGGGGAGCTCCCGGCCATCCGGGTCGGCCGCTCCTTCAGAGTGCCCGAGCAGGCGGTGCACGACTACCTCAGGGATGCGTTCATCGAAGCGGGTTGACTGACGCGGTGAGCGACATCACCTCGTCACGCGCCGGAAACGGTTCCATGACCGGCGCGTGCTTCGCTAGGGACGTGACCTTGGCCGGGAACGGGGTGGGCGGCCGGCCGCCCACACCCTCCCCGGTCGCCGGGTACGGCCTCTGGGTCGCGGCGCGGTGTTCCCCCCGGGAACGATCGACCGCGAAACGCCGGTAGGCTGTTGGATCGGTGTGCTCCGTGGCGAGCGGTTGATCCCGCGTGCGCTTCGTGCCGGTTTCGGCATGAGCGTCGGGGGTCGCGCGCGTCCCGCGGCACACGTTTTCGACCAACCTACCTTCACCTGGGGGTCCCGTGGGCTCTGTGATCAAGAAGCGCCGTAAGCGCATGGCGAAGAAGAAGCACCGCAAGCTTCTCAAGAAGACCCGCATCCAGCGGCGTAACAAGAAGTAGTAAGCGGCGCGGAACGACGACGCAGAGCGGCGGGCCGGGTGTGACGCGTTCATACCGCGGGCACATCCGGGCGTGCGCGAACCACCACACGTGATCCTGCGAGGCGCCGATGACACGCACCGTGCTCGTGACCGGGGTGTCCCGGCACATCGGAGCCCGCGTGGCGAGCGCACTCGCGGCCGACCCCGGCATCGACCGGGTCATCGGTGTGGACACGGTGCCGCCGGCGACGGCGGACGGCGTGGCCACGCTCGGCCGCACCGAGTTCGTCCGGGTTGATCTGCGCAGCCCGGACATCGCGCGGGTGATCGGCGCGGCCGACATCGACACGGTCGTGCACATGAGCCTGGTGACCGCTCCCTCCAGGAGCGCGGGGCGCTCCTCGATGAAGGAGCACAACGTCATCGGCACCATGCAGCTCCTCGCGGCCTGCCAGCGGTCCCCCACCGTGCGCAGGGTCGTCGTCCGCTCCACGACCGCGGTCTACGGGTCCTCCCCGCACGCTCCCGCGGTGTTCACCGAGGACGCCGAGCCGGCCGAGGTGGCGAGCTCCGGCTACGCCAAGGACGCCACCGAGGTCGAGGCGTACGTCCGCGGCTTCTCCCGGCGGCGGCCGGACGTCACGGTGTCGACCCTGCGGTTCGTCAACTTCATGGGCCCCGGCGTCGACTCGCCGCTGACGCGCTACTTCACCCAGCCGGTCGTCCCCGCCGTGTTCGGCTTCGACCCGCGCCTGCAGTTCGTCCACGAGGACGACGGCGTCGAGGTGCTGCGGCGCATGGCGCTCGAGGACCACCCCGGCACGTACAACGTCACCGGTGACGGTGTGATGCTGCTGTCGCAGTGCGTGAGGCGCAGCGGCAGGCCTACGGTACGGGTGCCGTCTGCGGCGTTCCGCGTGCTCGGCGAGGTCGCGCGCGGCCTCGGCCGGGTCGACTTCTCCCCCGAGCAGATCGCGCTGATGAGCTACGGCCGCGCCGTGGACGCCGACCGGTTGTGCGCCGAGCTCGACTGGCGTCCGAAGTTCACCACCGCGACGGCGTTCGACGACTTCCTCCACTCGCGTGGCCTGTTTGCCGGTGCGCCACTCTCTGTGATCGACTTGCTGGGGAACGTGGGGACACTGTGGGGCGGGGGCGGGAAACGGTGAGACAGGGTGATACGGAGCGTGAGCATCATGGGGAGCCCGGCGACGCGCAGGTGATCCCCATCACGGCGGCGCGGCGGCGCGCCGGCGACGGCGGGGACACCCGCTCGGTCGAGGACCGCCTGGCGGACCTGCTGGCCTTCGTGCGGCGGCGCCTCGCGGGGGAGTACGAGGTCGACGAGTTCGGCTTCGACCCCGAGCTCAACGACAAGGTTCTGCTCGAACTGATCCGGCCGCTGTACCGCCACTGGTTCCGCGTCGAGACCTCCGGGCTCGAACACGTGCCGGACGACGCGGGGGCCCTGGTGGTCGCCAACCACTCCGGCACGTTGCCGGTGGACGCGCTCATGCTCCAGGTCGCGCTGCACGACGAGCACCCCGCGCGCCGGCCGCTGCGGCTGCTCGGCGCCGACCTCGTCTACCAGCTCCCGGTGCTCGGCCACCTGTCACGCAAGTCCGGCCACACCCTGGCCTGTCCGGAGGACGCCGACCGCCTGATGCGCAAGGGAGAGCTGGTCGGGGTGTTCCCCGAGGGCTTCCGCGGCGTGGGGAAGCCGTTCCGTGACCGGTACAAGCTGCAGCGCTTCGGCCGTGGCGGGTTCGTGGCCTCGGCGATCAGGGCCCAGGTGCCGATCATCCCGTGCTCGATCGTCGGCGCCGAGGAGATCTACCCCAAGATCGGGGACTTCCGCACGCTGGCCAGGCTCCTCGGGTTGCCGTACCTGCCGGTCACCCCGCTGTTCCCGTGGTTCGGGCCGCTCGGCCTCGTGCCGCTGCCGTCCAAGTGGATGATCCGTTTCCACGAGCCGGTGCGCACCGACACCTACGACCCGGAGGAGGCCGACGATCCCATGCTGGTCTTCAACCTCACCGACCAGGTGCGTGAGCTGATCCAGCAGCAGCTCGACCGGCTGCGCCTGCAACGGGGGCCGGCCTTCCCGCCGTTCCTGTGACGGGGGACCGGCGGACCCGCGACGGGGGGCCGCCGTTAGAGAGACCGGCGGACCCGTGGAGGGGAACCGGCGCGGGTCAGCCGCGGTAGTGCCTGCGCAGCGCGATGGCCGCGGCGACGCCGCCGGCGATCGCGCCGGCACCCGCCGCGATCGGCAGGCCGATCATGGTGGCGCGGCGGCCGGTGCGGAAGTCGCGCACGGCCCAGCCGTTCATCTTGGCGTGTTCGAGCAGCTCGCTGTCGGGGTTGATCGCGTAGGGGTGGCCGACGAGCCGCAGCAGCGGCAGGTCGTTGGCCGAGTCGCTGTAGGCGGTGCAGCGCGTCAGGTCCAGGCCCTCGCGGCGCGCCAGGGCCTTCACCGCCTCGGCCTTGGCGGGGCCGTGCAGCAGGTCACCCACCAGGTGGCCGGTGTACACGCCGTTCTCGGTCGCGGCGACGGTGCCGAGCGCGCCGGTCAGGCCGAGGCGCTGCGCGATCACCCGGGACAGCTCGACGGGGGTGGCGGTGACCAGCCAGACCCGCTGGCCCGCGTCGACGTGAGCCTGTGCGAGCGCGCGGGTGCCGGCCCAGATGCGGTCGGCCATGACCTCGTCGTAGATCTCCTCGCCGAGGCGCACGACGTCCTCGACCTTGAGCCCGGCGACGAACGCCAGCGCCGTCTGCTTGGCGCGCGCGATGTGCTCGGGGTTCTCGTTGCCGCGCACCCGGAACAGCGCCTGGCCGATGGCGAACCTCATCAGGTCGGACGTGGTGAACAGCCCGCGTGAGGCGAGACCTCTGGCGAAGTGGTAGATCGACGCGCCGCGCATCATCGTGTTGTCGACGTCGAAGAACGCCGCCGCCGTGGGG
The window above is part of the Sphaerisporangium rubeum genome. Proteins encoded here:
- a CDS encoding phosphatase produces the protein MQTAPSRDELREHLIRTRIAGDIATSRENNLDHYRSLAARDPHYMFGLTLDGDWTYRDILALMAKSAGVSPDPEHRYGQDTIDADRTLDALDAMAGRIAAVLRRDAPRIIVATGHPTGLLTTHLALVRLARERGATLLSPAEQRSFMGKGLGRRRRIRYLDDVAMLDDGGALVHTHDPAPMRAMLEELGGERPDLVIADHGWAGAAGEAGVETVGFADSNDPGLFVGEAEGKVAVTVPLDDNVLPRYYVPMNDYLVARVQSGL
- a CDS encoding ABC transporter permease, encoding MRGAEAFGMALEALRVNRLRSALTMFGVVIGVSAVVILVAIGTGAKEAVEGEIAGLGSNIILVVPGQVGLGAAPTQSRLDLADVAYVRRVVGDPAKVTVAVNSGESVRVGRTEVFATVTGTDQYMPNIFDRPLRRGRYLSSTDVDTRRRVAVLGSEVADKLFRDVDPIGRQITVAGVRFRVIGLYEPVGATFGVARDQEVHVPVTTAQRLVGLSRINGIAVGASGPEEIEPLRQRVVRGLAERYPGERFSAVTQTQLLGTIGSVLGMLTGVLAAIAGISLLVGGVGVSNIMLVSVRERTREIGLRKALGARQRDVLSQFLIEAVLLTTIGGVIGILLGVGGSLLIQAVSPVPAAVTWWSIALAFGVSVAVGVFFGVAPARRAARLDPVIALRAE
- a CDS encoding ABC transporter ATP-binding protein; protein product: MTRAMGDDGGETSHRGVLRGESGVNGRGTTAVAGAPAFEAVELARSYRLEGVSVDALRGVSLRISPGEFVAIVGPSGSGKSTLMHLLGCLDRPTAGVLRVNGVDVSTLDDGGLADLRNQVIGFVFQSFHLLGRTSAVDNVALPLVYRGVGRAERRRRAQEALTSVGLGHRMDHRPSQMSGGEQQRVAIARALVGDPKVVLADEPTGNLDTRNGEEVMGILARLNAERGVAVVLVTHEAEVAAQARRRIHVRDGLIERDEEDAR
- a CDS encoding acetoin utilization protein AcuC, whose product is MSRSVRVVWDDGLVAYDFGPGHPLAPVRVELTMALARDLGVLDKVEQAGCSPAGDDELALVHDRAYIAAVRQVSATGRPDLSIGLGTADNPAFAGVHDAAALITGATLAAARAVWSGEAEHALNVAGGLHHAMPAAASGFCVYNDPAVAIAWLLSQGARRVAYVDVDVHHGDGVQAVFLDDPRVLTVSLHESPRTLFPGTGFPHETGAEGTSVNVALPAGTGDAGWLRAFHAVVPPLLREFQPDVLVTQQGCDSHALDPLADLMLSVDGQRRTYEALHALAHETAHGRWVATGGGGYELVRVVPRAWTHLIAEAAGSPLDPETATPGSWRELVDRRTGEVPPASMTDGRTAEFPDFADGYDPADAVDRAIVATRKAVFPYHGLDPQP
- a CDS encoding helix-turn-helix domain-containing protein, whose protein sequence is MGAGERPLSEVKFLTVAEVATVMRVSKMTVYRLVHSGELPAIRVGRSFRVPEQAVHDYLRDAFIEAG
- a CDS encoding 30S ribosomal protein bS22, with protein sequence MGSVIKKRRKRMAKKKHRKLLKKTRIQRRNKK
- a CDS encoding lysophospholipid acyltransferase family protein; this translates as MRQGDTEREHHGEPGDAQVIPITAARRRAGDGGDTRSVEDRLADLLAFVRRRLAGEYEVDEFGFDPELNDKVLLELIRPLYRHWFRVETSGLEHVPDDAGALVVANHSGTLPVDALMLQVALHDEHPARRPLRLLGADLVYQLPVLGHLSRKSGHTLACPEDADRLMRKGELVGVFPEGFRGVGKPFRDRYKLQRFGRGGFVASAIRAQVPIIPCSIVGAEEIYPKIGDFRTLARLLGLPYLPVTPLFPWFGPLGLVPLPSKWMIRFHEPVRTDTYDPEEADDPMLVFNLTDQVRELIQQQLDRLRLQRGPAFPPFL
- a CDS encoding HAD family hydrolase — its product is MRRLLRRRTEAEKAGEVAAAAAISTPVADPDPTAAAFFDVDNTMMRGASIYHFARGLASRGLFTTSDLMRFAIGQALFRVRGNENPEHIARAKQTALAFVAGLKVEDVVRLGEEIYDEVMADRIWAGTRALAQAHVDAGQRVWLVTATPVELSRVIAQRLGLTGALGTVAATENGVYTGHLVGDLLHGPAKAEAVKALARREGLDLTRCTAYSDSANDLPLLRLVGHPYAINPDSELLEHAKMNGWAVRDFRTGRRATMIGLPIAAGAGAIAGGVAAAIALRRHYRG
- a CDS encoding NAD-dependent epimerase/dehydratase family protein, with the translated sequence MTRTVLVTGVSRHIGARVASALAADPGIDRVIGVDTVPPATADGVATLGRTEFVRVDLRSPDIARVIGAADIDTVVHMSLVTAPSRSAGRSSMKEHNVIGTMQLLAACQRSPTVRRVVVRSTTAVYGSSPHAPAVFTEDAEPAEVASSGYAKDATEVEAYVRGFSRRRPDVTVSTLRFVNFMGPGVDSPLTRYFTQPVVPAVFGFDPRLQFVHEDDGVEVLRRMALEDHPGTYNVTGDGVMLLSQCVRRSGRPTVRVPSAAFRVLGEVARGLGRVDFSPEQIALMSYGRAVDADRLCAELDWRPKFTTATAFDDFLHSRGLFAGAPLSVIDLLGNVGTLWGGGGKR